ccgGAAGCGGACTAAGCCACCATGTGTGAGGGCCCTCTCCAGCAACCAAGTGTGATGGCACCTGTCAAGCCACCGTGTGTGAGGGCCCTAACCAGCCACCATGTGATACATCCCTGACCAGCTACCATGTGAGGGGCCCCTGACCAGCAACCATGTGAGAGGGTCCTGATCATGTGAGAAGGCCCTGATCAGCCACCATGTGGGAGGGCCCTGACCGGCCACCATGTGTATGGGCCCCCACCATGTGAGAGGGTCCTGACCAGCCACCATGTGAGAGGGCCCTGATCAGCCACCATGTGAGATGGCCCTGATCAGCCACCATGTGTGAGGGCCCTGTCCAGCAACCATGTGTGATGGCACCTGTCAAGCCACTGTGTGTGAGGGCCCTGACCAGCCACCATGTGATACATCCCTGACCAGCTACCATGTGAGAGGGTCCTGACCAGCCACCATGTGAGAGGGCCCTGATCAGCCACCATGTGAGATGGCCCTGATCAGCCACCATGTGTGAGGGCCCTGTCCAGCAACCATGTGTGATGGCACCTGTCAAGCCATCGTGTGTGAGGTCCCTAACCAGCCACCATGTGATACATCCCTGACCAGCTACCATGTGAGGGGCCCCTGACCAGCCACCATGTGAAAGGGTCCTGATCATGTGAGAAGGCCCTGATCAGCCACCATGTGGGAGGGCCCTGTCCAGCAACCATGTGTGATGGCACCTGTCAAGCCACTGTGTGTGAGGGCCCTGACCAGCCACCATGCGATACATCCCTGACCAGCCACCATGTGAGAGGGTCCTGACCAGCCACCATGTGAGAGGGCCCTGATCAGCCACCATGTGAGATGGCCCTGATCAGCCACCATGTGTGTGGGCCCTGTCCAGCAACCATGTGTGATGGCACCTGTCAAGCCACCGTGTGTGTGGGCCCTAACCAGCCACCATGTGATACATCCCTGACCAGCTACCATGTGAGGGGCCCCTGACCAGCCACCATGTGAGAGGGTCCTGATCATGTGAGAAGGCCCTGATCAGCCACCATGTGGGAGGGCCCTGACCGGCCACCATGTGTATGGGCCCTGTCCAGCAACCATGTGTGATGGCACCTGTCAAGCCACTGTGTGTGAGGGCCCTGACCAGCCACCATGTGATACATCCCTAACCAGCCACCATGTGAGAGGGTCCTGACCAGCCATATGTGAGAGGGCCCTGATCAGCCACCATGTTTGAGGGCGTTGTCCAACCACCATGTGTGAGGGCCCTGACCCAGTGTTCATGAGTAAAGGTTACCCGATGGCCCGAGGCTATAGAAAATCTGGTCAGTCTATGTGGAATCTGATTATGTTGGCTCTATTGGCTATGTAATTTTGACATATCAAAAATTCTGTTATTCTGTGAAAAATCTGTAAATTTAGCAATTCCCATAGGTTTTTGTTGCAAAAGTTAAAAAAACCTTAGAAGTATTACGGTCCATTCATCTAATAATGCATGTTGTGATAGTTGAACGGGTCTACAAAAAAATGGTTGGGGCCATAGAATTTTCTTTCTCTGTAGACCGATTGTCTATGGAAAATTCACAATCACTTTCAGACACTTACTGACCAGCCACTATGTGATACATCCCTGACCAGCTGCCATGTGAGGGGCCCCTGGCCAGCCACTATGTGATACGTCCCTGACCAGCTACCATGTGAGTGGCCCCTGGCCAGCCGCTATGTGAGAGGGCCCTGACCAGTCATCATGTGAGAGGATCCTGAAAAGCCACCATGTGAGAGGGCCCTGATCAGCCAACTTGTGGGAGGGCACTGATCAGCCACCATGTTGGAGGGTCCTGACCAGCCACCATGTGGGAGGGCCTTGACCAGCTACCATGTGAGAGGGTCCTGATCAGCTATCATATAGGAGGGCCCTGATCGGCCATCATGAGTGAGGGCCCTGATCAGCCACCATGTGGAACGGTCCTGACCATCTACCATGTGCGAGAGCCCTGTCCAGCTACTATGTGTGAGGGCACTGACCAGCAACCATGTGCGAGGGCCCTGACCAGCCAACATGTGAGAGTGCTCTGGTCAGCCATCATGTAAGAGGGCCCTGACTAGATACATGTGGGAAGCCTCGACCACCCACTATGTGAGAGGCCTTTGACCAGCAATCACCTGGGAGGGCCCTGACCAGCCACCATGTGAGAGGGCCCTGACCAGCCACCATGTGTGTGGGCCCTGACCAGTCACCAGGTGAGAGGCCCCTGACCAGCAATCATGTGAGGGCCCTGATCAGTCACTATGTGAGAAGGCCCTGACCAGCTACAATGTGAGAGGCCCTTGACCAGTCACTATGAGAGAAGGCCCTGATCAGCAACCATGTGGGAGATCCCTGACCAGCCACCATGTGAGAGGCCCCTGACCAGCTACCGTTTGAAAGGCCGCGGTCCAGCCATCATACAAACCTACCATTGAAGACTTACCTTCAATATGTACTGGTATCAACCTAAATCTCTGTAGGACAGATTGCTGTATATCATGGCATTCTTGACAACCCATAACAAGCTGACAATGTTGTCTTTCACTGCAAAATATGTCATGGTGAATGgtaatatatatctacatagaatctgaaaaggcatgaatttgttgttacaatataacaaaattacTGCTGAAATTAACTGAAAAAATTCTCTAAATCTAGAACAAAGTCTAGAGCACCCAAGTCAATAATGCCCTGACTAATCAGATTGTGAAGAAGTTGCTTTAGGAAAAGGACTTACACCTGCTCTTGGAATATTCAGTAGGTAACATTGATCTCAGTACTGTTTTTTTAGAAGCTGGGAAGGGTAAAATATGCCCATGTTCTACATAAACTTAATGACAATACAGTACTTACTTTTTAGATTGAATGAATGTCACAGTATCAAGCAGAAGAGCACAGAGTTTAGCCAGGCCATGTTCCCCTTTACTTTcctaaaaaacaaacaacaaaaaaaccagCATCCATTGATGTGACATCgtgattaaaattaaaatgtgaaaatggcTACTAATaaattatagtttatattatagtatatacatacaatttttACATCTTGCACCAATGCTGTGATCATCAGCAGGTTTTTCATCCACATTCTAGTAAACTATTTAAGAGTTATGCCCCTTACCTCAGTATTTATAGTGTACTATGTACACGTAGATTATATGGAGGACATATTTTGGCATATTATTCTACTCTTTTACAAAAAGGCCTTCCCTTTCCTTTAATGAATAGAATTCTTAGGTTGATACTGTTACTTATTTCTACACATTAAGGGTactgaagaagaaaaaatataccaCCAACATTTACCTAACATTTGCAACACACTGCAAACAAGGAAAGCTacccttaaatgaccctggctgttaaggacgttaatttaatcaacaAAAGTACTGagtacatgtatgatttatGTTAGCAAGCAGCAGGAAACAGGAATAAAATGTAGAGGAAAATatatagaagaaaaaacaaataatgtctGTTACACATAATAGACAACTTACTTGTCCTACATAATGGTTAAGGTTGTCCACTATTATCACGTCTGGTAACACTGATCGAGTGTGGATAGAGGCGCAGTAGTTCACCAACTCCCCAACGGTCTTCaggtatctgtaatgtaaacagGTTGACTAAATCAACAGTATTAACTTTGTGTTCTAAAATCATGTCACTTTGATACCAAAGCCATTCTTGCCGCAAACTTCATGACATCACAGTAAAGATactttcattgttttatgaCATCTGATCATGAGGATTCAGACATGAATGATATTTCAACAGAGGCTTGCTATACCTATATAAAACAGCTTAAAAGATGCTTGTTTTTGAAACAATCTAGATAATGCTGATTAGTTTTTATACCAGAAGTATATCAATTTGCCTATATTTCCTTACATATGGAAATAGTACAACACTTACTGGATTGTTTACAATTACAAAGAATCTAGCATTTGGATACAATAAAATGCCATGGGTCTAACTGCCATCCCTGAATACCTATATGTATATTTGAACTATCAAGATAAAGTTACTCTATGAAGTAATTGGCATATCTTTTATCTCACTTAAGTGCTTAAGAAACTTTTATCACATACACCATTACTGAGGAATACAGACTTTCTGTGccatatatttttcaaatgtaGAATGTTGTATGAAATCTTGTTGACAATGACTTATATGTCTTACAGAAAGAGAACATGTTGGAGAATCTTTGCCTCGGGTTTTGGCATTCCGTGGACAGCATTAGGAATTTTATCCAGTGGATGAGGACAGATGAACACCACAGACAAATCCTTTGCTCCACAGGATACAGCTCCCTGGAATAGCAGGCTGATGATGTCTCTAAAAAGACATATAATCAAAATGTGATCCGATATGAATACTGTAAGGAACTATGGGGACAAAAGCCTATTTCCTGTGTTGACGACATGTCatgaatttttcaaaaaatctcTAGACCGCTACTACTAAGTCTATACAATGCACTAAGGCACTATAGATCTGGCCCTAATATATATCAGTCTTGGACAGTTAGACAGATACCTTGTCAATTTTTGGTCAACATGTTTTAAACTAATGTTTGGatcaacaaatatatatgtactcagaataaatacataaattgtATCCCCAGTAcactaaaattgaatttaatcaGCCAATTTATCATTGAAGCTAGTTTGCTGACTGTGATGTGTGTATCATCATGCTATACCTCTAACGTTGTTGGGGTAGACTGAGTAGGATAACTCTAGATCTGCCAGCAGATCATGAAATTGATGGAGTTGCAAATTTCTCTAATCATTAAATTATCAATATGTCTCTGGTTgtcggtcagtacctggcatctACCCACATAGGGTTACAAATTTGCCAACCACatgtctacatgtacatatatagctACTTTTAAATaaggaaaagatatcaccttctgacctTTCCAGTCAGAAGGGGACATCTTTTCcactacaacagtagctatataGTGATAGGCCTActttatcaaaataaagaaaatgtcaatatattttattggatAGTTGTGCCATGGTTATGTAAGAGATGAAAGATGTGATTTAAAGCAGCcttgatattttgataacacCAGATGACATGGTGACAGAATATTACATCGCCTTAACCATTAGGCCACCTGGGCTCGACTGTtagacacttttgaaacattacatCGTGTTGACAGTCAACAAAACAATGTCCTATAAGAAAACGGCTGTCCAATCGACTGTCATATTATGGGAGTACCTGGCCTTATGCCACAGCTAACAAGTTACATCTTACAAAAAGGACAACATATTCTATTTCATCAAAGATTTAAATGAGATTTTAACTTCTGGAGTAcagttaaaacggccccactgCAGTAATGGCCCCATTCGAATTGGCCTCACTTTTAGCAGATATACATATGTTTGTGTGTGAATGCATATAAAATCAAAGCCTATGACGGAACAAATTGTCGTTTTAACATCGTTTGTAATGGGATCGTTTATAAgagcgcagagagctgcgcggcgaagctctactaaccataacacgtgtgtgagcatatagaatccaatacattccagtaccccttggactctGAAATcatgtcccgcgggaaaagtcttgcgcctccatgcaggcagccatgttttaattcttgtTATCAGCAcgaaaagattttatttttttctgtaggcAAAACGTATCACCAGGATACATGAAATTACTTTAAGTAGTTTTAAATAACTACACAAGGATAAGAACGACataataaatgtactggtcaaaattatgtactgtctgtgtgttgtcaagcGCACTGCACCGTCAGCCCTGACGTCAGGAGGCTTGGTGCTAAAGATGACCCCACATATTCCCGCACATTTTTGATACATGGCATGTTGCAAAGTTTTCCGCATTGGAGAGAAACAAGGtcgaaaaaaattgaaataatctagttgaatatttctttctaaCCTGTATATGACGACTGCTAGACACAAGTATTGAAGAATAGCATTTActaaaaatcaatgatcggactacaagtttaaacagttttaatctCAATCTGAGGTTATAATcctaactatatttacatttttaatatgtagcttcgctcttctgaggcttttccttaaattcatattagtGGGACCGTTTTAATTGGGGTTATGATAttccaccaaaagcaaaatatctCACATATTTCCTTTGCCAATGAGGACTGAGTGTGGTGAATGATTTCGAGTATGTTGTATAATTTCATTAAAGTCTTTATTTTTGCCTGTGTTCCTTTCACCATCGAAATCTTGCGTTGACGTTTGAAGCCACGATGATACAAGTGGGAACATATGACATAGCATCTCCATACTTGCTGTTGTAGGGAGCTTGAGTCAGCTTCTAAATTAGGACATTACGATTTATGAATCGTGTGTTGATTTCTTTCGCGTGTTACGTTGCATATTTGCCGAGACATTTCCTTATGTGTACGCCTCGGTGTTTTGTGTTTACCGCTACTTTGCATCCTCCAAAGCTGAAGAGTTCCTGTAGTTGACAATTTTACGGAATAAAAGTTCGACCGTAAAAGTCTTGATAAACACAGTCGcaaagaaaatagaaataacagcatcaacaacaaaattgaaatgatcacaaaaagacacaaaacTCATCTTATATGTTAAGATAGCATTGTTTTAATTTACCATGTTCGGTGACTTGGATTTTATAATCGTAGCAGACGATATCATAAAAATGCGTTTCGTTTAAACTATTCTGCAATTTTTAATAACTGACTTCCCTACTTCCTCTTTCGTTCTGATTGGTTGATAATGACTTCATGTGGTAAAGTTTAGCTAATGAcctcatatttatatatatgtattgatgcGTTTAAAATGGAAATCTAGGACTTTTTTAGGCAACGTATTTTACCATGTCTTAACTGTGTACTCGCTGAACCCGTTTTGACCTCAAGATTGGGCCGTTAGTCTAAAACAGCAGACGAAACATCTATCATCTGGGACAACCGAAGTTTCAGTTTGTAGCAGACTGACTTAGTTTCCATaggtaatgtataatgtttgtagTACTACGGTATCACGTTTTTACACCGGTGTCCTCGATTTGTTGTTAGATAAAACACTTGCACATAAACTCATAAGGTTGTCTTTAATTTAATCACCCAACTGTCGAATTACTATACACATCCGGCAGAATTCCAGATGTCATGACGAGGAAACAGGTGTCTGTTATACATTGGTTCCCatgtaatatattgtaatgtaatataGTAAAGGAAACTTTTCGCCTATTCTATAAAAAGCTTTTATTAATTTACACGAGAATGTCGGTGAAGTTTTGATTGACATTCAATTCTAAAACTACAATATTATGCattaaatcatgtatatatgcagaaatatatatatgtatatatgtttctgatatatgttacAGAACCATTTTCAGCTtatcatttaaagatgttccaccgctgacaaatgatatttttttcactatcaaaaacacgagcagacaatttagtatttttcttcagttaccaaagttacttactttacaccattatcaccattgaaaagtttgagcttctaattttacttcaagttaaagttacaaaaaataattaattgcatcccgaaaaaaaattgTGGCACTATAACCTacatggaattaagtactga
The nucleotide sequence above comes from Argopecten irradians isolate NY chromosome 1, Ai_NY, whole genome shotgun sequence. Encoded proteins:
- the LOC138324785 gene encoding uncharacterized protein; the protein is MEMLCHMFPLVSSWLQTSTQDFDGERNTGKNKDFNEIIQHTRNHSPHSVLIGKGNIDIISLLFQGAVSCGAKDLSVVFICPHPLDKIPNAVHGMPKPEAKILQHVLFLYLKTVGELVNYCASIHTRSVLPDVIIVDNLNHYVGQESKGEHGLAKLCALLLDTVTFIQSKNERQHCQLVMGCQECHDIQQSVLQRFRLIPVHIEGSSDLSQRKLSTRIENTEVTVQYRMAEGVIFLQDVELIKR